In a single window of the Niabella ginsenosidivorans genome:
- a CDS encoding DUF4972 domain-containing protein produces the protein MNKIISLFLCICCTLVLVQFTSCSEEKHKFVETIGVQDEYITQLDTLIASMNRLANNSDYGTREGQYPAESRAILTDAISNANRYVLLIRYQTPSPSESEKQRYISEINNTIEKFKNSKRTEDAETIPAELFVDGKTTQSYIDFGRSKDYTVFGTTGNQSFTIEFWVKIKERGPYDNSIFMSTFFSNSDNQWRNGWMMYWRNVNNGIYRVTWGGILSGNRWGLWEPSYPAPQEDVWQHFAFVYSDKGLDGNSALRAKLYLNGTVAATQNNSNASEVYNSSDYDNYDKPMTAFCRWVNNDKMEEGFSGYMKKIRIWKEAKDDAYIQASFKEETEIIGRENNLVAAWDFTSKPSGADNTVLDLTGKHEAKIIGTYKWEQTQ, from the coding sequence ATGAACAAAATAATCAGCTTGTTTTTATGTATCTGCTGTACATTGGTACTGGTACAATTCACGTCATGTTCTGAAGAGAAGCACAAGTTTGTGGAAACGATCGGGGTCCAGGATGAGTACATCACCCAACTGGACACGCTGATAGCTTCCATGAACCGGCTGGCAAATAATTCTGATTACGGAACAAGAGAAGGGCAATATCCTGCCGAAAGCCGGGCCATTCTTACGGATGCCATCAGTAATGCGAACCGTTATGTATTGCTGATAAGATACCAGACCCCTTCTCCTTCAGAAAGCGAAAAGCAACGTTATATTTCCGAAATCAATAATACCATTGAAAAGTTCAAAAACAGTAAACGCACCGAAGATGCGGAAACGATTCCCGCAGAATTATTTGTAGATGGCAAAACCACCCAATCCTATATAGATTTTGGAAGAAGTAAAGATTATACGGTATTTGGAACAACCGGCAATCAGTCCTTTACCATAGAATTTTGGGTAAAGATCAAAGAACGCGGCCCGTATGACAACAGCATTTTTATGTCCACCTTCTTTTCAAACAGTGATAATCAGTGGCGGAATGGCTGGATGATGTACTGGCGCAATGTCAATAACGGTATTTACCGCGTTACCTGGGGCGGCATACTGTCAGGCAATCGCTGGGGATTATGGGAACCTTCGTATCCTGCCCCGCAGGAGGACGTATGGCAGCATTTTGCTTTTGTTTACAGTGATAAGGGGCTGGATGGCAACAGCGCCCTCCGGGCGAAGCTCTATCTGAACGGAACGGTTGCAGCTACACAGAATAACAGTAATGCTTCCGAAGTATATAATTCTTCGGATTATGATAATTATGATAAACCGATGACCGCATTCTGCCGCTGGGTAAACAATGACAAAATGGAAGAAGGCTTTTCCGGTTATATGAAAAAAATCCGCATCTGGAAAGAAGCTAAAGACGATGCTTATATTCAGGCATCCTTTAAAGAAGAAACGGAAATTATCGGTAGGGAAAATAACCTGGTTGCTGCATGGGACTTTACCTCAAAGCCTTCCGGCGCCGATAATACGGTTTTGGATTTAACAGGAAAACATGAAGCAAAAATTATAGGAACCTATAAATGGGAACAGACCCAGTAA
- a CDS encoding SDR family oxidoreductase, translating to MSDFDINGKIIVVTGGTGILGKAFVEGIAAAGGIPVIVGRNEQVAREREAQIKQQGGRALAVIADVTDEKQLIAGRDKIVQELGQIDGLVNAAGGNIKNAVIEKDKDLFDLDLSALQAVMNLNLFGTVLPTQVFGKEMARQGKGSIVNISSMAAQRAITKVLGYSLAKSAIDAYTKWFSVELGNRYGDLIRMNAIAPGFFLTEQNRELLTNGDESLTERGNLVVRHTPFRRFGAPEELTGALIWLLSDASKFVTGTVITVDGGFSVFSGV from the coding sequence ATGAGTGATTTTGATATTAACGGAAAAATAATTGTTGTAACCGGCGGAACGGGCATTTTGGGAAAAGCTTTTGTTGAAGGAATTGCTGCTGCAGGAGGTATACCTGTTATAGTAGGCAGAAATGAACAGGTGGCCAGGGAAAGAGAAGCGCAGATAAAACAGCAGGGAGGCAGGGCTTTGGCTGTTATTGCTGATGTAACAGATGAAAAGCAGCTCATAGCCGGTCGTGATAAAATAGTACAGGAACTGGGCCAGATTGACGGGCTGGTAAATGCAGCGGGGGGCAATATAAAAAATGCGGTTATTGAAAAGGATAAGGATCTTTTTGATCTGGATCTTTCAGCATTGCAGGCTGTAATGAATCTGAATTTGTTTGGCACTGTGCTGCCTACGCAGGTTTTTGGAAAAGAAATGGCCCGGCAGGGAAAAGGAAGTATTGTGAATATTTCTTCAATGGCGGCGCAGAGGGCTATAACAAAAGTGCTGGGGTATAGCCTGGCCAAAAGCGCTATTGATGCGTATACAAAATGGTTTTCTGTTGAGCTGGGCAACCGTTATGGTGATTTGATCCGTATGAATGCGATCGCTCCCGGATTTTTTCTTACTGAGCAGAACAGGGAACTGCTGACAAATGGGGATGAAAGTCTTACCGAACGCGGTAACCTGGTGGTACGACATACGCCTTTCCGGCGTTTTGGGGCTCCTGAAGAGCTGACCGGCGCGTTGATCTGGTTGCTGAGCGATGCTTCAAAATTTGTAACCGGAACCGTTATAACTGTAGACGGCGGCTTTTCTGTATTCAGCGGTGTTTAA
- a CDS encoding calcium:proton antiporter, with protein sequence MKFSLSLPTWTLLSPVLAWIAYFTMGGRTGTLPVVILCFVLIAGVLAAVHHAEVVAHRVGEPFGTIILALAVTVIEVSLIVSLMSSGGEKAAALARDTVFAAIMIILTFIIGICILIGGAKFREQFVTKHAATSALVALTAILVLTLVVPNYTTSQPGPQYTQPQLVFIAVVSLIIYSSFIMIQSVRHRDYFLPKDENGNPGEEEDLHALPPTVKTTIVSLILLITCLGAVVLLAKMLSPFIETGVAAIGAPNSLVGIIIAMVVLLPECIAAIQAARKNRLQTSMNLALGSALASIGLTIPAVAIYTLFSRTPVLLGIDTTSTVLLILSIFTVMLSLVTGKTNVLYGVVLLTIFATYLFLTIFP encoded by the coding sequence ATGAAATTCAGCCTGTCGTTACCCACCTGGACGCTGTTATCGCCCGTTTTAGCCTGGATCGCCTATTTTACCATGGGAGGAAGGACAGGCACCCTTCCGGTTGTTATTCTCTGTTTTGTTTTGATTGCAGGCGTTCTTGCTGCTGTGCATCATGCAGAAGTGGTAGCGCACCGGGTGGGAGAGCCCTTTGGTACCATCATACTGGCGCTGGCAGTAACGGTCATTGAGGTGTCACTGATCGTTTCCCTGATGTCTTCCGGAGGGGAAAAAGCTGCAGCACTGGCAAGGGATACCGTTTTTGCGGCGATCATGATCATCCTTACATTTATCATCGGCATCTGTATCCTCATCGGCGGCGCCAAATTCAGAGAGCAATTTGTGACCAAGCACGCGGCCACATCTGCACTGGTAGCGCTTACCGCCATATTAGTACTTACGCTGGTAGTGCCCAATTATACCACCAGCCAGCCCGGCCCGCAGTACACACAACCACAACTGGTTTTTATAGCTGTGGTGAGCCTTATTATTTATTCCAGTTTTATCATGATCCAATCGGTACGGCACCGGGATTATTTTTTACCTAAAGATGAGAACGGAAACCCAGGCGAAGAGGAAGACCTGCATGCCCTACCACCGACAGTAAAGACTACCATTGTCAGCCTGATCCTGCTGATCACCTGTTTGGGGGCTGTGGTATTATTAGCCAAAATGCTATCGCCATTTATTGAAACAGGGGTGGCTGCCATCGGTGCGCCCAATTCACTGGTAGGTATTATCATTGCAATGGTGGTATTACTGCCTGAATGTATTGCAGCCATACAGGCTGCACGTAAAAACCGTTTGCAAACCAGCATGAACCTTGCGCTGGGTTCGGCACTGGCCAGTATCGGGCTGACGATCCCGGCAGTGGCTATTTACACTTTATTCAGCCGCACACCAGTTTTATTAGGTATTGATACTACATCAACCGTGCTGCTGATCCTTTCTATTTTTACAGTGATGTTGTCCCTGGTTACAGGAAAGACCAATGTGCTGTATGGTGTGGTGCTGCTGACTATTTTTGCGACATACCTGTTCCTGACCATTTTCCCGTAA
- a CDS encoding glycoside hydrolase family 76 protein produces MKNYITAIMLIIGAIYTNACNKSDNKEYVLDYDIVPPYTNADAWIAYDAFNQNLFDSQTHVYKVNTDTEEGANTKATIGAVWTQAIYWDMAMNAYKRAGAEKNAEKQAKYKTLVNQIYQGCNDHYVNFDWHNQDPQNGWFIYDDIMWWTISFSRAYGIFKDTKYLTLADESFCRVWHGSYSLKDRGSYDKENGGMFWKWNNSNPPDNSDNGKMSCINFPAVVAAVTLYNNIDPADAQHKTDDKTGFNGDPDYPRWHSRDTYLKNAKEIYEWAVNNLFDKNTGNVADSRHGNSVDWNATLYNQGTFIGASCLLYKVTGQQEYLDNAIAAANYAMNTMSAPLYIFPYGNGEEQGIYTAIFAQYMNMLIYDCGQTQFLKWVTRTIGYGWSHRNDRNLTGKDYTKAPGSTVSCYDASGIPALMLLFPADK; encoded by the coding sequence ATGAAAAATTATATAACCGCAATAATGCTTATTATCGGTGCCATTTATACAAACGCCTGCAATAAGTCCGATAATAAAGAATATGTTCTTGATTACGACATTGTGCCTCCCTATACCAATGCAGATGCCTGGATTGCCTATGACGCTTTCAATCAAAACCTGTTTGACAGTCAAACGCACGTTTACAAAGTAAATACGGATACAGAGGAGGGTGCCAATACCAAAGCCACAATAGGCGCTGTATGGACCCAGGCAATATACTGGGATATGGCGATGAATGCCTATAAAAGGGCAGGAGCAGAAAAAAATGCAGAGAAGCAGGCAAAATATAAAACCCTGGTAAACCAGATCTATCAGGGCTGCAATGATCATTATGTAAACTTTGACTGGCACAACCAGGATCCCCAGAACGGGTGGTTTATATATGATGATATTATGTGGTGGACTATTTCCTTTTCCCGTGCCTATGGCATCTTCAAAGACACTAAATACCTTACCCTTGCTGATGAGAGTTTTTGCCGGGTGTGGCACGGCTCGTATAGCTTAAAAGACAGGGGCTCCTATGATAAAGAAAACGGGGGGATGTTCTGGAAGTGGAACAACAGTAACCCGCCGGATAACAGTGATAACGGTAAAATGTCCTGCATCAATTTTCCGGCAGTGGTAGCCGCAGTAACATTGTATAACAATATTGATCCCGCAGATGCGCAGCATAAGACTGACGATAAAACCGGCTTCAACGGTGATCCGGACTATCCGAGATGGCATAGCCGCGACACCTACCTGAAAAACGCAAAGGAGATCTATGAATGGGCTGTAAATAATCTTTTCGACAAAAATACAGGCAATGTTGCCGACAGCCGCCATGGGAACAGCGTAGACTGGAACGCAACACTGTATAACCAGGGTACCTTTATCGGGGCTTCCTGTTTATTGTATAAAGTTACCGGCCAGCAGGAGTACCTGGATAATGCCATAGCAGCTGCGAATTATGCCATGAACACAATGTCTGCGCCGCTTTATATTTTCCCTTACGGGAACGGAGAAGAGCAGGGAATTTATACAGCCATTTTTGCACAGTATATGAATATGCTGATCTATGATTGCGGTCAGACCCAATTCCTGAAATGGGTAACGCGCACAATCGGGTATGGCTGGAGCCACCGGAACGACCGGAACCTTACGGGGAAAGATTATACAAAAGCACCTGGCTCAACCGTTTCCTGTTATGACGCTTCGGGCATTCCCGCGCTCATGTTGTTATTTCCTGCAGATAAATAA
- the kdsA gene encoding 3-deoxy-8-phosphooctulonate synthase, protein MQQFLKDLFEGQQYHPDSFFLIAGPCVVEGEALVMGVAEKVSGICKNLGIPYVFKSSYKKANRTSIDSFTGIGDLNALQLLKQVKETYHIPVVSDIHAHEEAALAAEYVDMLQIPAFLSRQTDLLEAAARTGKTVNIKKGQFLSGPSMKFAADKVKHAGNEKVILTERGNTFGYQDLVVDFRNIPWMKEHGVPVVMDCTHSLQQPNQTSGVTGGNPELIGTIAKAAIATGADGLFIETHPNPAIAKSDGANMLKLDYLEPLLEQLVKIREAIIST, encoded by the coding sequence ATGCAACAATTCTTAAAAGACCTTTTTGAAGGCCAGCAATACCATCCCGATTCTTTTTTTCTTATAGCCGGCCCCTGCGTGGTGGAAGGAGAAGCCCTGGTAATGGGCGTGGCAGAAAAAGTTTCCGGCATCTGCAAAAACCTGGGCATTCCCTATGTCTTTAAATCTTCCTATAAAAAAGCAAACAGGACCAGTATTGATTCGTTTACGGGAATAGGTGATCTAAATGCATTACAGCTTTTAAAACAGGTAAAAGAAACATATCACATTCCTGTTGTAAGCGATATTCATGCACATGAAGAAGCTGCTTTAGCTGCTGAATACGTGGATATGCTGCAGATACCGGCCTTCCTGAGCAGACAGACCGATCTGCTGGAAGCTGCCGCCCGGACAGGTAAAACAGTGAACATTAAGAAAGGACAATTTCTTAGCGGACCGTCTATGAAATTTGCGGCAGACAAAGTAAAGCATGCGGGAAATGAAAAAGTTATTTTAACAGAACGGGGAAATACCTTTGGCTACCAGGACCTGGTAGTCGATTTCAGAAATATTCCCTGGATGAAGGAACATGGTGTGCCGGTTGTAATGGATTGCACGCACAGCCTGCAGCAGCCCAACCAGACCAGTGGTGTAACAGGGGGCAACCCGGAACTGATTGGTACCATCGCCAAGGCTGCTATTGCCACAGGGGCGGATGGCCTGTTTATAGAAACACACCCCAACCCGGCAATTGCCAAAAGCGACGGCGCCAATATGCTGAAGCTGGATTACCTGGAGCCTTTGCTGGAACAACTGGTAAAGATCCGGGAAGCCATTATCTCCACCTAA
- a CDS encoding NAD-dependent epimerase/dehydratase family protein, with protein MTKEKILVIGASGQIGVELTMALREIYGNNNVVASDLREENPLLKGSGPYVSIDVMNKEMLHVQVIRQGITQIYLLAAILSATGEKNPGLAWHLNMQGLLNVLDIAREENIHKVYWPSSIAVFGPTSPKQNCPQQTIIEPTTVYGISKYAGEFWCNYYHMKYGVDVRSIRYPGLISYKSAPGGGTTDYAIEIFHDALEEKRYVSFLEENTYLPMMYMPDAIRATIELMEAPKERISVRTSYNVAGLSFSPKEIAAEIKKHIPDFEIIYQPDYRQEIAGSWPRSIDDAVARRDWGWKHEYDLAAITEDMLKNLPSVMK; from the coding sequence ATGACGAAAGAGAAGATCCTGGTTATCGGCGCCTCCGGGCAGATCGGTGTGGAACTGACAATGGCGCTTCGGGAAATCTATGGAAATAATAATGTGGTAGCTTCAGACCTGAGGGAGGAGAACCCGTTATTGAAAGGTTCCGGGCCTTATGTGAGCATTGATGTAATGAATAAGGAAATGCTGCATGTGCAGGTGATCCGCCAGGGTATTACCCAGATTTATTTACTGGCAGCCATCCTGTCTGCCACAGGTGAGAAAAACCCGGGGCTGGCCTGGCATTTGAATATGCAGGGTCTTTTGAATGTGCTGGACATTGCGCGTGAGGAAAATATCCATAAAGTATACTGGCCTTCATCCATAGCAGTTTTTGGCCCCACTTCCCCTAAGCAGAACTGCCCCCAGCAAACGATCATTGAACCTACAACGGTTTATGGCATCAGCAAATATGCGGGAGAGTTCTGGTGCAACTATTATCATATGAAATATGGGGTAGATGTCAGGAGTATCCGTTATCCCGGTCTGATTTCTTATAAATCGGCGCCGGGCGGGGGCACTACAGACTATGCTATAGAGATCTTCCATGATGCGCTGGAAGAGAAACGCTATGTAAGCTTCCTGGAAGAAAACACTTACCTGCCTATGATGTATATGCCGGATGCCATTCGTGCAACCATTGAATTAATGGAAGCGCCTAAAGAAAGAATTTCTGTACGTACCTCTTACAATGTTGCCGGCCTCAGTTTTTCGCCAAAAGAAATTGCGGCTGAAATCAAAAAGCATATTCCTGATTTTGAGATTATTTATCAGCCGGATTACCGCCAGGAAATAGCCGGCAGCTGGCCCCGGAGCATTGATGATGCTGTTGCGCGCAGGGACTGGGGATGGAAGCATGAATATGACCTGGCTGCAATAACGGAAGATATGTTAAAGAACCTGCCTTCTGTCATGAAATAA
- a CDS encoding DUF4972 domain-containing protein: MRKTIYHPLRSARLLQLACLILALYAVMGCSGNKEDLFITDTNLSILETNKSNLESLLTSSAYGTAAGTYPEDSRAILTTAISKLETVISGLKSGNNMSKDELEQQLAAVNQAIDEFKNSRLYNLSPQAQQFVENLKAKAREYAAILNDAPKWGNHKGQYPVDSKEVLQNAITALYTFAENILSGSVTNVTQALYDDAIQAAEEAMQKVEDSKWQEDHIIWNLFVDGNNGGYIDFGYSPDYVQFGNNNKQAFTVELWVNVTSYCKEPGQDNSTFLSTMTQKDYWSGWRAQDRNKGLLRTMVAHWQDSGPSNPQEWEPGYKKSDNWTLNRWTHYAFLFRDEGLPGFDTPTDVKCYSMVDGQRQGEVIRVGEPWRTYINDNSIKYQVHMTGFCSLDNNGNRQEAFSGYIKKIRIWKTNRTEDQVRSAYLGTETGVTADNPDLVAAWDFETLGNRPEGTEFKDLTGRHTATLKGAFKWVESSAVPQ, encoded by the coding sequence ATGAGAAAAACAATATATCACCCTCTGCGATCCGCCCGGCTGCTACAACTGGCTTGCCTTATACTGGCGCTCTATGCTGTTATGGGCTGCTCCGGTAATAAAGAGGACCTGTTCATTACAGATACGAATCTGAGCATTTTGGAAACCAATAAAAGCAATCTGGAATCTTTGCTCACCAGTTCAGCCTACGGAACGGCTGCGGGGACGTATCCCGAAGATAGCCGGGCCATACTGACAACCGCCATTTCAAAACTTGAAACGGTCATCAGTGGATTGAAATCGGGCAACAACATGTCTAAAGATGAATTGGAACAGCAGTTGGCTGCGGTTAATCAGGCAATTGATGAGTTTAAAAACAGTCGTTTATATAACCTGTCTCCCCAGGCGCAGCAATTTGTGGAAAACCTGAAGGCAAAGGCCCGGGAGTATGCGGCTATCCTGAATGATGCACCCAAATGGGGCAATCATAAAGGGCAATATCCGGTTGACAGTAAAGAAGTTTTACAGAATGCCATTACCGCTTTATACACTTTTGCCGAAAACATTTTATCCGGTTCTGTAACCAATGTAACGCAGGCGTTATATGATGATGCGATACAGGCTGCAGAAGAAGCTATGCAAAAAGTGGAAGATTCAAAATGGCAGGAAGACCATATCATATGGAACCTGTTTGTTGACGGTAATAACGGGGGATACATCGACTTTGGTTATAGTCCCGATTATGTGCAGTTCGGGAATAATAATAAGCAGGCATTTACGGTTGAGCTTTGGGTAAACGTGACTTCCTATTGCAAAGAGCCCGGTCAGGATAACAGCACTTTCTTATCCACGATGACACAAAAAGATTACTGGAGTGGCTGGAGAGCCCAGGATCGTAACAAGGGATTACTTAGAACAATGGTAGCTCATTGGCAGGATAGCGGTCCTTCGAATCCCCAGGAATGGGAACCCGGTTATAAAAAGTCAGACAACTGGACGCTCAACAGGTGGACGCATTATGCTTTTCTGTTCAGAGATGAAGGCCTGCCCGGATTTGATACGCCTACGGATGTAAAATGTTATTCAATGGTTGACGGGCAGCGCCAGGGAGAAGTAATCCGGGTAGGAGAACCCTGGAGAACTTATATCAACGACAACAGTATCAAATACCAGGTGCATATGACAGGTTTCTGCTCCCTGGACAACAACGGGAACAGGCAGGAGGCGTTCTCCGGATATATAAAGAAAATAAGGATCTGGAAAACGAACCGCACGGAAGATCAGGTCAGAAGTGCCTACCTGGGTACTGAAACAGGTGTAACAGCAGATAACCCTGATCTGGTGGCGGCATGGGATTTTGAAACTTTAGGCAATAGGCCGGAAGGCACGGAATTTAAAGACCTGACGGGAAGACATACTGCTACACTTAAAGGCGCTTTCAAATGGGTGGAATCGTCTGCTGTGCCCCAATAG
- a CDS encoding SusD/RagB family nutrient-binding outer membrane lipoprotein → MKSFINKILLLFLVLYICSCSKFDELNTNPVLPSTVTPEQLLLSAEKNAMDILYNSVVNNRIGMHYAQYWAASDKEEDSRYSLSEAGNSTLWSLYNRPLKDLQTLMDLNRAAEVQDPVPNQNAIAGILEVWMYQTLADAYGNVPYSNALFDSIPAPVYDDAATMYTDFLKRLDEYQNTLDSSKDSYPSGDAFYNGDVTKWKKLANSLILRIAMRMSDVKPAEAKTAIETAVKNGVITDSTDDALFPYTSQAPNQYPYNDFGRPQVEFVVSETMVNYMDSLKDPRLKVYARPATNSGTILGKPYGIGTNSAADAQKYSTPGVRVYAPDFPGILMTSSEVQFLLAEAAARGMNVGGSAQSFYEAAIKSNMTFWQIPDAAAATYIKSVPYNAGNWKNIIGTQKWIAMYMQGLQSWYERLRLKFTKTDGTPLFIAPIAGSLDPNVTMVPNRLTYPVVETNTNAKNKDAAAAAIGGDTKGTQLWWQK, encoded by the coding sequence ATGAAATCGTTTATAAATAAAATATTGTTATTATTCCTGGTGCTATACATCTGCTCATGCAGCAAATTTGATGAACTGAATACGAATCCGGTATTGCCTTCCACGGTTACGCCGGAGCAATTACTTCTTTCAGCGGAAAAAAACGCTATGGATATTTTATATAATTCCGTAGTAAATAACCGGATCGGGATGCACTATGCGCAGTACTGGGCCGCATCGGACAAAGAGGAAGACAGCCGGTACAGCCTTAGCGAAGCGGGCAACTCCACATTATGGTCGCTTTACAATCGCCCGCTGAAAGACCTGCAGACGCTTATGGATCTTAACCGGGCTGCCGAAGTACAGGACCCTGTGCCCAATCAGAATGCCATCGCAGGCATCTTAGAGGTATGGATGTATCAAACACTGGCGGATGCCTATGGTAATGTTCCCTATTCCAATGCCCTGTTTGACAGCATTCCCGCACCGGTTTATGATGATGCGGCTACGATGTATACAGATTTTCTGAAAAGGCTGGATGAATACCAAAACACCCTGGATTCGTCCAAAGATAGTTACCCCTCCGGTGATGCTTTCTATAACGGGGATGTAACAAAATGGAAAAAATTAGCCAATTCGCTGATCCTGCGCATTGCCATGCGTATGAGCGATGTAAAACCCGCAGAGGCAAAAACAGCTATTGAAACTGCGGTAAAAAATGGCGTTATTACAGACAGTACAGATGATGCCCTTTTCCCGTATACCAGCCAGGCACCCAATCAGTACCCCTATAATGATTTTGGAAGACCACAGGTGGAATTTGTGGTTAGTGAAACAATGGTCAATTATATGGATTCATTAAAGGACCCGCGTCTTAAAGTATACGCCCGTCCGGCAACAAATTCGGGGACCATTCTTGGCAAGCCCTATGGCATCGGAACAAATTCCGCGGCCGATGCCCAGAAATACTCTACCCCGGGAGTACGCGTTTATGCACCTGACTTCCCCGGTATACTGATGACATCCTCTGAAGTTCAGTTCTTACTGGCAGAAGCTGCTGCAAGAGGTATGAATGTAGGAGGCAGCGCCCAATCCTTTTATGAAGCAGCTATAAAATCAAATATGACATTCTGGCAAATACCGGATGCAGCTGCTGCAACATATATCAAATCTGTGCCCTATAATGCCGGCAATTGGAAAAATATAATCGGTACCCAAAAATGGATTGCGATGTATATGCAGGGATTACAATCCTGGTATGAGCGGCTGCGTTTAAAGTTCACAAAAACAGATGGCACCCCGTTATTTATTGCCCCCATTGCAGGTTCGCTGGATCCTAATGTTACCATGGTGCCCAACCGGCTTACCTATCCGGTAGTGGAAACCAATACCAACGCAAAAAACAAAGACGCCGCAGCTGCAGCCATCGGCGGAGACACAAAAGGCACCCAGCTGTGGTGGCAGAAATAA